A window of the Actinobacillus genomosp. 1 genome harbors these coding sequences:
- a CDS encoding transcriptional regulator GcvA — MNKRLPPLNALKAFESAARHLNFTKAADDLFVTQAAVSHQIKLLEDFLGVSLFHRRNRLLELTETGAQYFEEIQPLLEQIAVATEKVKLKNSRQILSISTTPSFGMHWLVPRLNKFHKKYPDIEVRLTTASQDEGLLGKDIDVAIYYGSGHWQNLEAIELVQARIMILASPEYLRDHPITKPEDLEGKNLIHVCSHTKWKQMAEHLNLNNLEAESGPMYSNTSMGIQAAKHGQGVVVANRILAQNAIEEGSVIEALTTDVYDEKAFYVVYPPQMAEVAKVKHFVEWITHEIEGSYK, encoded by the coding sequence ATGAACAAAAGACTTCCCCCTCTCAATGCGTTAAAAGCATTTGAATCTGCCGCCCGCCATCTGAATTTTACCAAGGCGGCGGACGATTTATTTGTTACGCAAGCTGCAGTCAGCCACCAAATAAAGTTATTGGAAGATTTTTTAGGCGTTTCACTTTTTCATCGTAGAAACCGCTTATTAGAACTTACCGAAACTGGTGCGCAATATTTTGAAGAAATTCAACCGCTTCTCGAACAGATTGCGGTGGCAACCGAAAAAGTTAAACTAAAAAACAGCCGGCAAATTTTATCGATCAGTACCACGCCGTCGTTCGGTATGCACTGGTTGGTACCTCGTCTGAATAAGTTTCATAAAAAATATCCGGATATTGAAGTTCGTCTTACAACCGCTTCTCAAGACGAAGGTTTATTGGGTAAAGATATTGATGTCGCGATTTATTACGGTTCGGGGCATTGGCAAAATCTTGAAGCGATCGAACTTGTTCAAGCTCGTATTATGATTTTGGCATCGCCGGAGTATTTGCGTGATCATCCGATTACCAAACCTGAGGATTTAGAAGGTAAAAATTTAATTCACGTTTGTTCACATACTAAATGGAAGCAAATGGCGGAACACCTGAATTTAAACAATTTGGAAGCTGAATCCGGTCCGATGTATTCGAATACTTCGATGGGAATTCAAGCGGCTAAACACGGGCAAGGTGTTGTGGTCGCCAATAGAATCCTTGCGCAAAATGCGATAGAGGAAGGATCGGTAATTGAGGCTTTAACTACGGATGTTTATGATGAGAAAGCCTTTTATGTCGTTTATCCTCCGCAAATGGCCGAGGTGGCTAAAGTGAAACATTTTGTCGAGTGGATTACGCATGAAATTGAAGGAAGTTATAAATAA
- the yjjG gene encoding pyrimidine 5'-nucleotidase: MKYEWVLFDADETLFSFNSYLGLTAMLKRYGIEFTREDYEAFQAVNKPLWVAYQNNEITAQDIQTRRFARLSAQTGIDALQLNQELMAEMALVSKPLDGVMAMLEQLYGKVKMGIITNGFTELQQKRLANTKTERFFDIVVVSEQIGAAKPDRQVFDYAFTLMDQEDRTKVLMVGDTLASDVLGGNNAGIDTCWFNPTKSKNQTQIRPTYEVSSMSRLIEIVKGTE; this comes from the coding sequence ATGAAGTATGAATGGGTTTTATTTGACGCTGATGAAACACTTTTTTCTTTTAATTCGTATTTGGGTTTAACCGCAATGCTGAAGCGGTACGGAATCGAATTTACACGAGAAGACTATGAAGCGTTTCAAGCGGTTAATAAACCGCTTTGGGTTGCTTATCAGAATAATGAGATTACGGCGCAAGATATTCAGACTAGACGTTTCGCAAGACTTTCGGCACAAACGGGTATAGATGCTTTACAGCTTAATCAAGAATTAATGGCGGAAATGGCTTTGGTAAGTAAACCGTTAGACGGAGTAATGGCTATGCTGGAGCAGCTATACGGTAAAGTGAAGATGGGGATTATCACTAACGGTTTTACCGAATTACAACAAAAACGATTGGCCAATACGAAAACCGAACGTTTTTTTGATATTGTAGTTGTGTCGGAACAAATCGGTGCGGCAAAGCCGGATCGACAAGTATTTGATTACGCTTTTACTTTAATGGATCAGGAAGACCGAACAAAAGTATTAATGGTAGGTGATACGCTTGCATCCGATGTTTTAGGCGGTAATAATGCGGGGATTGATACCTGTTGGTTTAATCCTACTAAAAGTAAGAATCAAACCCAAATTCGCCCGACCTATGAAGTTAGCTCAATGAGCCGGCTTATTGAGATTGTTAAAGGAACTGAATAA
- the cysB gene encoding HTH-type transcriptional regulator CysB, with protein sequence MKLQQLRYIVEIVNQNLNITEAAETLYTSQPGISKQVRLLESELGINIFERNGKHIKGLTPAGEKIVAIARELLVKAQSIKSVAEEQTRPNRGVLRIATPNTQARYVLPPIIEKFKTKYPEVSLQLHQGSPSQIYDALMAGEVDLAITTEAQHLFEDAILLPCYLWNRSVIVKPDHPLVKFVNQSKNLTVEELGKYDLITYTFGFTGQSDLDHAFNKEGILPHIVFTATDADVIKTYVRLGLGVGIMASMAHTPADSDLVAIDASHLFQSSMTQIAFKRGTFLRNYMYDFINYFSPHLTKMQVEKAEQLRESNAILRLFESTKLEEK encoded by the coding sequence ATGAAATTACAGCAATTGCGTTACATCGTTGAAATCGTAAATCAAAATTTGAATATTACCGAGGCGGCGGAAACGCTTTATACTTCTCAACCGGGCATTAGTAAGCAAGTACGCTTATTAGAAAGCGAACTCGGTATTAATATTTTTGAGCGAAACGGTAAACATATTAAAGGATTAACGCCGGCGGGAGAAAAAATTGTCGCGATTGCGCGTGAATTATTGGTAAAAGCGCAAAGTATTAAATCGGTAGCCGAAGAACAAACTCGTCCGAATCGAGGCGTATTACGTATTGCGACACCGAATACACAAGCGCGTTATGTATTGCCGCCGATTATTGAAAAGTTCAAAACCAAGTATCCGGAAGTTAGCCTACAATTACACCAAGGATCGCCAAGTCAAATTTATGATGCGTTGATGGCGGGCGAAGTCGATCTCGCGATTACAACTGAAGCGCAGCATTTGTTTGAAGATGCGATTTTATTGCCGTGTTACTTATGGAATCGCTCCGTTATTGTGAAACCGGATCATCCGTTAGTGAAATTTGTGAACCAAAGTAAGAATTTAACGGTCGAAGAACTCGGTAAATATGATCTGATTACTTACACCTTCGGTTTTACCGGACAGTCGGATCTCGACCACGCATTTAATAAAGAAGGTATCTTACCGCACATTGTGTTTACCGCAACGGATGCGGATGTGATTAAAACTTATGTTCGTTTAGGATTAGGCGTCGGTATTATGGCGTCAATGGCGCATACGCCGGCGGATAGCGATTTGGTGGCGATTGATGCGAGTCATTTATTCCAATCCAGTATGACGCAAATCGCATTTAAACGCGGTACTTTCTTACGTAATTATATGTATGATTTTATTAATTATTTCTCGCCGCATTTAACTAAAATGCAAGTAGAAAAAGCCGAACAATTAAGAGAAAGCAATGCGATTCTTCGTTTGTTCGAAAGCACTAAATTAGAGGAAAAATAG